The proteins below are encoded in one region of Rhizobium sp. 9140:
- a CDS encoding M81 family metallopeptidase: MTFRIAVGGIHTECSTSSPVLMRPEDFRVLRGSDLLSTEYFSFLPNPDVEVLPLLHARAVPGGPLARETYEGFKSEFLDCLKASLPLDGLYLAMHGAMNVEGMDDAEGDWISAARSVVGADIPVAASYDLHGNVTQRIIDQLDMFAAYRTAPHIDVRETMVRAWSMLVKALQTGETPGVAWAPVPVLLPGERTSTEDEPAKSLYDALPKHDAVPGIWDANLMVGYVWADEPRGTACAVVTGTDKAAAEAVAAEIARSYWNAREAFRFGPVTGPLEEMLDIAQGTETRPVILADSGDNPTGGGVGDRADVLKALIARDFQGAVIGGITDRPAVEACFAAGEGATLSLRIGGALDPASPSAEVFAIVVRLDDTAGAEARQAVVTVGGITIILAARRRPYHDIADFTRHGIDPKGVRLLVVKSGYLSPELAPIAQPNLMALTDGVINQDIERLPNNRRRRPSYPFDRDFDYVPEPQSSARWKHAYL, encoded by the coding sequence ATGACCTTCCGTATCGCCGTCGGCGGCATCCATACCGAGTGCAGCACCTCTTCCCCGGTCCTGATGCGGCCCGAGGATTTTCGCGTTCTGCGCGGTTCCGATCTACTGTCGACGGAGTATTTTTCGTTCCTGCCCAATCCCGACGTCGAGGTGTTGCCGCTGCTTCATGCCCGTGCCGTGCCGGGCGGGCCGCTGGCGCGGGAGACCTATGAGGGCTTCAAGAGCGAATTCCTCGATTGTCTGAAAGCGTCGCTGCCGCTCGATGGCCTTTACCTTGCCATGCATGGCGCTATGAATGTCGAGGGCATGGACGACGCGGAGGGGGACTGGATCTCGGCGGCACGCAGTGTCGTTGGGGCTGATATTCCCGTGGCGGCGAGCTATGATCTGCATGGCAACGTCACGCAGCGCATCATCGATCAGCTGGATATGTTCGCGGCCTACCGCACCGCGCCGCATATCGATGTGCGCGAGACGATGGTCCGGGCTTGGTCGATGCTGGTGAAGGCGTTGCAGACCGGGGAGACGCCCGGTGTCGCCTGGGCGCCGGTGCCGGTGCTGTTGCCGGGTGAGCGCACCTCCACCGAGGACGAGCCGGCAAAGAGCCTCTATGACGCGTTGCCGAAGCATGATGCGGTGCCGGGGATCTGGGACGCGAACCTCATGGTCGGCTATGTCTGGGCGGACGAGCCGCGCGGAACCGCCTGCGCCGTCGTAACCGGAACGGACAAGGCGGCGGCGGAAGCTGTCGCCGCCGAGATCGCGAGATCCTACTGGAATGCCCGCGAGGCCTTCCGCTTCGGTCCTGTCACCGGACCGCTCGAGGAGATGCTCGATATTGCTCAGGGGACGGAGACGCGGCCGGTCATCCTCGCGGATTCCGGCGACAACCCGACGGGCGGCGGCGTGGGCGACCGGGCGGATGTGCTCAAGGCCCTGATCGCGCGCGATTTTCAAGGCGCCGTCATCGGCGGCATCACCGACCGGCCTGCGGTGGAGGCCTGCTTTGCGGCAGGTGAGGGCGCGACTCTGTCGCTGCGGATCGGCGGCGCGCTCGATCCCGCCAGCCCTTCGGCCGAGGTTTTCGCCATCGTCGTCCGGCTCGATGACACCGCTGGCGCAGAAGCTCGGCAGGCGGTCGTCACGGTCGGTGGCATCACGATCATTCTCGCGGCGCGCCGGCGGCCCTACCATGATATCGCCGACTTCACCCGCCACGGCATCGACCCCAAGGGCGTGCGGCTGCTCGTGGTCAAGTCCGGCTATCTCTCGCCCGAGCTTGCGCCCATCGCCCAGCCGAACCTCATGGCCCTGACGGACGGCGTCATCAATCAGGATATTGAGCGTCTGCCCAACAACCGTC
- a CDS encoding beta-N-acetylhexosaminidase, producing MANAQDFRLENSWHPIAGEDCGGFVFTLFNLSDAPISGFKLAYTSLTRVMDNPACDNATFLMRNANFHQFAPPEGFVLSPGGSWRFTVSGLWRPAKHRTDGAKSAYLTLDDGRHVPVDVDDLLLGGRPAEPAPDLLPKGEVTEPFYLLPWPKAASLAAGETVPVALYPAEGTGVEDLKAISTVIALYRRLFKVGHVPLSLAPVHEGRALEFRQAADLGAEGYRLDFGDVVTLTHGGTAGRQYGLTALAQMLHGARTEKAVFRFPSTGEISDAPRYVWRGCHLDVSRQFYPVADVNRLIDILAWHRMNVFHWHLSDDEAWRLEIKAYPTLTTLGVLRGPDEPMLPQLGNGAAPVGGFYSQEDVKAIVAHALALHVEVVPEIDIPGHSTATLVALPELADGQEAPDSYRSVQGFPNNALNPAVEETYVFLGKVFDEMVTLFPSKLLHIGGDEVASNTWMASPLARKLMTEECIEGTFGLQSYFMKRIQQMLSERGRRLAGWDEVSHGGGVDPKGTLLMAWQKPEVGVELARQGYDVVMTPGQAYYLDMVQDEAFQEPGASWAGTVPPEHTYTYEAVGDFPEELQARMRGVQACIWSEHFLNRDYFNHLVFPRLAAIAEAAWTPRERKDWQRFAALAPLSPKL from the coding sequence ATGGCAAACGCACAGGATTTCCGGCTTGAGAACAGCTGGCACCCGATTGCAGGAGAAGACTGCGGCGGCTTCGTCTTCACGCTGTTCAACCTGTCGGACGCGCCCATCTCAGGCTTCAAGCTGGCCTATACGTCGCTCACCCGTGTCATGGACAACCCGGCCTGCGACAACGCGACCTTCCTCATGCGGAACGCCAACTTCCACCAGTTCGCCCCGCCGGAAGGCTTCGTCCTGTCGCCCGGTGGCAGCTGGCGCTTCACCGTCTCCGGCCTCTGGCGTCCGGCAAAGCACCGGACGGACGGCGCGAAATCGGCCTATCTGACGCTCGATGACGGTCGCCATGTTCCTGTCGATGTGGACGACCTGCTTCTTGGCGGGCGCCCCGCCGAGCCGGCACCGGATCTGCTGCCGAAGGGGGAAGTGACGGAGCCGTTCTACCTGCTTCCCTGGCCGAAAGCCGCGAGCCTTGCGGCCGGGGAGACCGTGCCTGTCGCGCTCTACCCCGCCGAAGGCACGGGCGTCGAGGATCTCAAAGCGATCAGCACGGTCATCGCGCTCTACCGTCGCCTTTTCAAGGTGGGGCATGTGCCGCTGTCGCTCGCACCGGTCCATGAAGGACGCGCCTTGGAATTCCGGCAGGCCGCAGATCTCGGTGCTGAAGGCTACAGGCTGGACTTCGGCGATGTCGTCACGCTCACGCACGGCGGAACGGCCGGCCGGCAGTACGGGCTGACGGCTCTTGCCCAGATGCTGCACGGTGCGCGGACCGAAAAGGCCGTGTTCCGCTTTCCCTCGACCGGCGAGATCTCGGACGCGCCGCGCTATGTCTGGCGCGGTTGCCATCTCGATGTGTCGCGGCAGTTCTATCCGGTCGCCGATGTGAACAGGCTCATCGACATTCTCGCCTGGCACCGGATGAACGTGTTCCACTGGCATCTTTCGGATGACGAGGCGTGGCGTCTGGAGATCAAGGCTTATCCGACGCTGACGACGCTCGGCGTGCTGCGTGGTCCTGACGAGCCGATGCTGCCGCAACTGGGCAACGGTGCTGCACCTGTCGGCGGGTTCTATTCTCAGGAGGACGTGAAGGCGATCGTTGCGCATGCGCTGGCGCTGCATGTCGAGGTCGTGCCGGAGATCGATATTCCCGGCCACAGCACGGCAACGCTGGTGGCCCTGCCGGAGCTTGCCGACGGGCAGGAAGCGCCCGACAGCTATCGCTCCGTTCAGGGATTTCCCAACAATGCGCTGAACCCGGCGGTCGAGGAAACCTACGTGTTTCTCGGCAAGGTTTTCGATGAGATGGTTACGCTCTTCCCCTCGAAGCTTCTGCATATCGGGGGGGACGAGGTGGCGTCGAACACGTGGATGGCATCGCCGCTGGCGCGCAAGCTGATGACGGAGGAGTGCATCGAGGGCACGTTCGGGCTGCAGAGCTATTTCATGAAGCGTATCCAGCAGATGCTGTCGGAGCGTGGCCGCAGGCTTGCCGGCTGGGACGAGGTTTCCCATGGCGGTGGTGTCGACCCCAAGGGCACCCTGCTGATGGCGTGGCAGAAGCCGGAGGTCGGCGTAGAACTGGCGCGTCAGGGCTATGATGTCGTGATGACGCCGGGGCAGGCCTATTATCTGGACATGGTGCAGGACGAGGCCTTTCAGGAGCCGGGCGCAAGCTGGGCCGGCACTGTGCCGCCCGAGCACACCTATACCTATGAGGCGGTCGGAGATTTCCCGGAAGAACTGCAAGCCCGCATGCGCGGTGTTCAGGCCTGCATCTGGTCCGAGCACTTTCTCAACCGCGACTACTTCAACCACCTCGTTTTCCCCCGCCTCGCAGCGATTGCCGAAGCCGCTTGGACGCCACGGGAACGCAAGGACTGGCAGCGGTTTGCGGCGCTGGCGCCGTTGAGCCCGAAGCTTTAG
- a CDS encoding SDR family oxidoreductase codes for MSRSVAVVTGAAGDIGRAIAARLSESHDVVVLVDIDASAVEAAADALGPSERFATVVCDVTDEASIRAMAKEVAGHGLVRTLVNNAGAARAVSLHDTDGAIWRADAALNLEAPFLVFRALEAALKEAQGAVVNIASVNGLAVFGHPAYSAAKAGLIHLTQSIAVEYGKFGIRANAVAPGTVRTQAWEARASANPQVFEDVKRWYALRRIATAEDVANAVFFLAGDQARAITGVCLAVDCGLTAGQAELARTFSQSDHY; via the coding sequence ATGAGCCGCTCGGTCGCCGTCGTAACGGGAGCTGCCGGCGATATCGGTCGTGCGATTGCTGCTCGTCTGTCCGAAAGCCACGATGTGGTCGTTCTGGTCGATATCGATGCGTCGGCGGTCGAAGCGGCGGCCGACGCTCTTGGCCCCTCCGAGCGCTTTGCCACTGTTGTCTGCGACGTCACCGACGAGGCGAGCATTCGCGCGATGGCGAAGGAGGTGGCCGGCCATGGCCTCGTGCGGACGCTGGTCAACAATGCCGGTGCCGCCCGCGCCGTCAGCCTGCACGATACGGACGGCGCCATCTGGCGGGCCGATGCGGCGCTCAATCTGGAAGCCCCGTTTCTGGTGTTCCGCGCGCTGGAAGCGGCGCTGAAGGAGGCGCAGGGCGCGGTGGTGAATATCGCCTCCGTCAACGGCCTCGCCGTGTTCGGCCACCCGGCCTATAGCGCGGCCAAGGCCGGGCTGATCCATCTGACGCAGTCGATTGCGGTTGAATACGGCAAGTTCGGCATCCGAGCCAATGCGGTTGCGCCGGGCACGGTTCGCACGCAGGCGTGGGAGGCCCGGGCAAGCGCCAATCCGCAGGTGTTCGAGGATGTGAAGCGCTGGTATGCACTTCGCCGCATCGCGACGGCGGAGGATGTCGCCAATGCCGTCTTCTTCCTTGCCGGCGATCAGGCGCGCGCCATCACCGGCGTCTGCCTTGCCGTGGATTGCGGGCTGACGGCCGGGCAGGCCGAGCTGGCGCGGACCTTTTCGCAATCCGACCATTATTGA
- a CDS encoding MurR/RpiR family transcriptional regulator — MDIFTTIQEGRAQFSPSEQRIADILLGDFEFAVNASIIELAERAEVSPPTVTRFCRNVGCQSFSDFKVNLAKTAFIGVRYLNPEAKSTEPADVAEDVITKAQNALFNMHRALDPALLDKVADRMSRAEMVYSFGSGGNSSMIATEMQNRLFRLGSRVTASNDHNMQLMLTAAARTNDVIFGSSFSGRNHDLARCFALARENGITTIALTQSDSPVAQAAELVVGIDLPEGVNIFRPTSTRFAFLAVVDVIASLVAYRNRKLSTVTLRHIKQQLVEHRDGDDRQILGD; from the coding sequence ATGGATATCTTCACGACGATCCAGGAGGGCCGGGCGCAGTTTTCGCCATCCGAGCAGCGGATCGCCGATATTCTCCTTGGCGACTTCGAGTTCGCGGTCAACGCCTCCATCATCGAGCTTGCCGAACGGGCGGAGGTCTCGCCGCCGACCGTCACCCGTTTCTGCCGCAATGTCGGCTGCCAGAGCTTTTCCGACTTCAAGGTAAACCTCGCAAAAACAGCCTTCATCGGCGTGCGCTACCTCAACCCGGAGGCCAAGAGCACCGAGCCGGCCGATGTGGCCGAGGATGTGATCACCAAGGCGCAGAACGCCCTGTTCAATATGCATCGCGCGCTCGATCCGGCCCTTTTGGACAAGGTGGCCGACCGTATGTCGCGTGCGGAGATGGTCTATAGCTTCGGTTCCGGCGGCAATTCCTCGATGATCGCAACCGAGATGCAGAACCGTCTGTTTCGCCTCGGCTCGCGCGTGACGGCCAGCAACGATCACAACATGCAGCTGATGCTGACGGCAGCGGCCCGCACAAACGATGTCATTTTCGGCTCGTCCTTCTCGGGCCGCAATCACGATCTTGCCCGCTGTTTCGCGCTCGCCCGCGAAAACGGCATCACCACCATCGCGCTGACGCAATCGGACAGCCCCGTGGCGCAGGCGGCCGAACTCGTCGTCGGCATCGACCTGCCGGAGGGCGTCAACATCTTCCGCCCCACCTCCACCCGCTTCGCCTTCCTCGCCGTCGTGGATGTCATCGCCAGCCTGGTTGCCTACCGAAACCGCAAGCTTTCCACCGTGACGCTGCGCCACATCAAGCAACAGCTGGTCGAGCACCGTGATGGTGACGACCGCCAGATCCTCGGAGACTGA
- a CDS encoding RidA family protein: MTIKRYGTEKAGAGGQRLPFARAVEAAGWLHVSGQVAMEDGEIIAGGIVEQTHKTIANVLAILDEAGYGVEHVVRCGVWLDDPRDFWTFNKIYQSYFGEHPPARACVQASMMVDCKVEIDCIAYKAPV, from the coding sequence ATGACCATCAAGCGATATGGCACGGAGAAAGCCGGTGCCGGGGGCCAGAGGCTGCCTTTCGCCCGCGCCGTGGAGGCTGCCGGCTGGCTGCATGTGTCCGGCCAGGTGGCCATGGAAGACGGCGAGATCATTGCCGGCGGCATCGTGGAACAGACGCACAAGACCATTGCCAATGTGCTCGCCATTCTGGATGAGGCCGGTTACGGCGTCGAGCATGTGGTGCGCTGCGGCGTCTGGCTGGACGATCCGCGCGATTTCTGGACCTTCAACAAGATCTACCAGTCATATTTTGGCGAGCATCCGCCGGCCCGCGCCTGCGTTCAGGCGTCCATGATGGTGGATTGCAAGGTCGAGATCGATTGCATCGCCTACAAGGCGCCGGTGTAA
- a CDS encoding M81 family metallopeptidase — protein sequence MRLFTAALATETNTFAPICIDRRAFEESLYAPPGQHPETPTLCTAPITVGRKVCADKGWTLIEGTAAWADPAGLVNRQAYESLRDEILDQLQAAMPVDGVVMGLHGAMVADGYLDPEGDLLTRIREIVGPDILVCAEIDPHSHLTAMRVAAVDFFVVFKEFPHTDFVDRAEDLWRIAVDTLEGRVTPVMSVFDCRMIDVFPTSREPMRSFVDRLMRMEADDPEILSLSVIHGFMAGDVPEMGTKTIAITDGQPEKGERLTRQLGLELFSKRGTFMMPQIDEAEAIDRALANPRGPVVIADMWDNPGGGTAGDATVILAALLARGVGNVAIGMIWDPIAVQICLAAGTGAEIPLRFGAKSAPGTGSPIDGRVTVRRVVRNAEMRFGESVAPFGDAAHIHLDGIDIVLSSVRVQSYDPSLFTALGIDPSEKHILVIKSTNHFYAAFSKIASEILYCSAGSPYPNNPAKTAYRRASREIWPIAEDPHRLVTLALDEG from the coding sequence TTGCGTCTTTTTACTGCCGCCCTCGCCACGGAAACCAACACCTTCGCGCCGATCTGCATCGACCGCCGCGCCTTCGAGGAGTCCCTCTACGCCCCTCCGGGCCAGCACCCGGAGACGCCGACGCTCTGCACTGCTCCGATCACCGTGGGACGGAAGGTCTGCGCGGACAAAGGCTGGACGCTGATCGAAGGCACCGCCGCCTGGGCGGACCCGGCCGGCCTCGTCAACCGGCAGGCCTATGAAAGCCTGCGCGACGAGATCCTCGACCAGCTGCAGGCCGCGATGCCGGTCGATGGTGTGGTCATGGGGCTGCACGGCGCGATGGTGGCGGATGGCTATCTCGATCCCGAAGGCGATCTTCTCACACGCATCCGCGAGATCGTCGGCCCCGATATTCTCGTCTGCGCGGAAATCGATCCCCACAGCCACCTCACCGCAATGCGTGTCGCGGCCGTTGATTTCTTCGTCGTCTTCAAGGAATTCCCGCATACCGACTTCGTCGATCGCGCCGAAGATCTCTGGCGGATCGCGGTGGACACGCTGGAGGGCCGCGTGACGCCGGTCATGTCCGTGTTCGACTGCCGGATGATCGACGTCTTTCCGACCTCGCGGGAGCCGATGCGCTCTTTCGTGGACCGGCTGATGCGGATGGAGGCTGATGATCCCGAGATCCTGTCCCTCTCCGTCATTCACGGCTTCATGGCCGGCGACGTGCCGGAAATGGGCACGAAGACCATCGCCATCACCGACGGACAGCCCGAAAAGGGCGAACGGCTGACGCGCCAACTCGGCCTCGAACTGTTTTCCAAACGCGGAACCTTCATGATGCCGCAGATCGACGAGGCGGAAGCGATCGACCGAGCGCTGGCCAATCCGCGCGGTCCCGTCGTCATCGCCGATATGTGGGACAATCCGGGCGGCGGCACGGCCGGGGATGCGACGGTGATCCTCGCGGCGCTTCTCGCGCGTGGCGTCGGGAACGTCGCCATTGGCATGATCTGGGATCCGATCGCCGTGCAGATCTGCCTGGCAGCCGGGACCGGTGCCGAAATTCCCCTGCGTTTCGGCGCGAAATCCGCGCCCGGCACCGGCAGTCCGATCGATGGACGGGTCACAGTCAGGCGGGTCGTCCGCAACGCCGAAATGCGCTTCGGCGAGAGCGTTGCGCCCTTTGGCGACGCCGCACACATCCACCTCGATGGCATCGACATCGTCCTGAGTTCGGTGCGCGTCCAGAGCTACGACCCGTCGCTCTTCACCGCGCTCGGCATCGACCCGAGCGAAAAGCATATCCTGGTGATCAAATCCACCAATCACTTCTATGCCGCCTTCTCGAAGATCGCCTCGGAGATCCTCTACTGCTCGGCCGGATCGCCCTACCCGAACAATCCGGCAAAGACCGCCTACCGCCGCGCTTCGCGCGAGATCTGGCCGATCGCGGAGGACCCGCACCGCCTTGTCACTTTAGCGTTGGATGAGGGATAA
- a CDS encoding D-TA family PLP-dependent enzyme — protein MTTPPRPQVGQPILSLSTPLPLIDEDRLAANIARVQTYLDSHGLAFRPHIKTHKIPAIAKAQESAGARGINCQKITEAEVFADAGFEDILITFNILGPEKLDRLKALNERVASLKVVADSAVTVAGLSTRFAGAKPLTVLVECDTGAGRCGVQDPAEAVALAQAITAADGLVFGGLLTYPKAHDEAAVEAFFSSAIASLKALGIPCPIVSHGGTPSLFSAHLVPSATEHRAGTYVYNDRAMARSGHCSLADCAMQVLATVVARPTPDRAVLDAGSKALTSDLLGFSDYGLIVEYPDAVITGLSEEHGVVDLSRVSGARPEIGDKVMIVPNHTCVVSNLFDIMTFHRDGVATRVEDVAARGLVW, from the coding sequence ATGACCACCCCGCCCCGGCCGCAGGTCGGCCAGCCCATCCTGTCGCTATCGACGCCGCTGCCCCTCATCGACGAGGACCGGCTGGCGGCGAACATCGCCCGCGTGCAGACCTATCTCGACAGCCACGGCCTCGCCTTCCGGCCCCACATCAAGACCCACAAGATCCCCGCTATCGCCAAGGCGCAGGAATCCGCCGGCGCGCGGGGCATCAACTGCCAGAAGATCACCGAGGCCGAGGTTTTCGCGGACGCGGGCTTCGAGGATATCCTGATCACCTTCAACATTCTGGGACCCGAAAAACTCGATCGGCTGAAGGCGCTGAACGAGCGCGTTGCCAGCCTCAAGGTCGTCGCCGACAGCGCGGTGACGGTTGCCGGCCTGTCCACGCGATTTGCAGGCGCGAAGCCGCTGACCGTGCTGGTCGAATGCGACACCGGCGCCGGGCGCTGCGGCGTTCAGGATCCGGCAGAAGCGGTTGCCCTGGCGCAGGCGATCACAGCTGCCGACGGCCTCGTTTTCGGCGGCCTGCTGACCTATCCCAAGGCCCATGACGAAGCGGCGGTGGAAGCCTTCTTCTCAAGCGCCATTGCCAGCCTGAAGGCGCTCGGCATCCCCTGCCCGATTGTAAGCCACGGGGGAACGCCGAGCCTGTTCTCGGCTCACCTCGTGCCGTCTGCCACCGAACATCGCGCCGGAACCTACGTCTACAACGACCGCGCCATGGCGCGCTCCGGCCACTGCTCGCTCGCCGACTGCGCCATGCAGGTGCTGGCAACCGTCGTCGCCCGGCCCACACCCGACCGCGCCGTCCTCGATGCGGGATCGAAGGCGCTGACATCGGATCTGCTCGGATTTTCCGATTACGGCCTGATCGTCGAATACCCCGATGCGGTCATCACGGGCCTCTCCGAAGAGCATGGCGTGGTGGACCTGTCACGCGTGTCGGGCGCCCGGCCGGAGATCGGCGACAAGGTGATGATCGTGCCGAACCACACCTGCGTGGTGTCGAACCTGTTCGATATCATGACGTTTCATCGCGACGGGGTGGCGACGCGCGTCGAGGATGTCGCGGCGCGCGGCCTGGTGTGGTGA
- the ugpC gene encoding ABC transporter ATP-binding protein, whose protein sequence is MIQLFLNKVQKFYGDFEVLKGVQLEVMNGEFVVFVGPSGCGKSTLLRMIAGLDSTTSGDIVIDGVRVNDLPPVKRGIAMVFQSYALYPHMTVFENIAFPLRVEKMEESKLKAKVENAARILHLEQRLQQKPGLLSGGQRQRVAIGRAIVREPKIFLFDEPLSNLDAALRADMRIELAKLHRELKATMIYVTHDQVEAMTMADRIVVLNAGDISQVGPPLELYHKPKNLFVAGFIGNPKMNFVPVTCTAVGPAGVTVDYQGQTVTIPVNGRADLVGQTLTLGIRPEHTMLTPGDLNIEIIPSVIERLGINTVGYSSLPDGTPYCVLLPGSAPLAVEKPVSTGIMAADCHLFEANGEALERTVDWRNLEIPAAMTAA, encoded by the coding sequence GTGATACAGCTCTTCCTCAACAAGGTGCAGAAGTTCTACGGCGACTTCGAAGTGCTCAAGGGCGTGCAGCTCGAGGTGATGAATGGCGAGTTCGTCGTCTTCGTCGGCCCGTCCGGCTGCGGCAAGTCCACGCTCCTGCGCATGATCGCAGGTCTCGATTCCACCACGAGCGGCGATATCGTCATCGACGGCGTGCGCGTGAACGACCTGCCGCCGGTCAAGCGCGGCATCGCCATGGTCTTCCAGTCCTACGCGCTCTACCCACACATGACCGTGTTCGAGAACATCGCCTTTCCGCTCCGCGTGGAAAAGATGGAGGAGAGCAAGCTGAAGGCCAAGGTCGAGAACGCCGCGCGCATCCTGCATCTCGAGCAGCGCCTCCAGCAGAAGCCGGGCCTGCTCTCGGGCGGCCAGCGCCAGCGCGTCGCCATCGGCCGCGCCATCGTGCGCGAACCGAAGATCTTCCTGTTCGACGAGCCCCTGTCGAACCTCGATGCCGCGCTTCGCGCCGACATGCGCATCGAGCTTGCCAAGCTCCATCGCGAACTCAAGGCAACCATGATCTACGTCACGCACGATCAGGTGGAAGCCATGACCATGGCCGACCGCATTGTCGTGCTGAATGCCGGCGATATCTCGCAGGTCGGCCCGCCGCTGGAGCTTTACCACAAGCCGAAAAACCTCTTCGTTGCCGGCTTCATCGGCAATCCGAAGATGAATTTTGTGCCGGTCACCTGCACGGCCGTCGGCCCTGCCGGCGTCACGGTGGACTATCAGGGGCAGACGGTCACGATCCCGGTAAACGGCCGCGCCGATCTCGTTGGGCAAACCCTGACACTCGGCATTCGCCCCGAACATACGATGCTGACGCCCGGCGACCTCAATATCGAGATCATTCCCTCCGTCATCGAGCGGCTGGGCATCAACACGGTTGGCTATTCCAGCCTTCCGGACGGCACGCCCTATTGCGTGCTTCTGCCCGGCTCCGCACCGCTCGCCGTCGAAAAGCCCGTCTCCACCGGCATCATGGCGGCGGATTGCCATCTGTTCGAGGCCAATGGCGAGGCGCTGGAGCGGACGGTGGACTGGCGCAACCTCGAGATCCCGGCGGCAATGACGGCGGCCTGA
- a CDS encoding extracellular solute-binding protein, whose amino-acid sequence MTFHFKTGLLALSLLGSTALGMLGTAVTAQAADQEISWIYCGDKIDPIHEKYIKEWEGKNAGWTVKPELVGWEQCQDKATTLAAAGNPVGMAYVGSRTLKEFAENDLIVPVPMTDEEKKSYYPNIVDTVTFDDNQWGVPVAFSTKALYWNKDLFQKAGLDPETPPKTWAEEIAFAKQIKEKTGIAGYGLPAKTFDNTMHQFMHWVYTNNGKVIDGDKIVMDSPEVLAALQAVKDITPYSVEGATAYEQNEIRAIFLDGKAGMIQSASGAAALLKKTDMKWGVAPLPLGPSAKGEGTLLITDSLAVFKGTGVEDKAIEFAKFITSPGPQGEYELQGGAGLTPLRPSAKVDEFVKADPSWKPFIDGIAFGGPEPLFKDYKGFQNAIIEMVQSVVTGKAEPADALKKASAAIEEYK is encoded by the coding sequence ATGACATTTCACTTCAAAACCGGGCTGCTAGCCCTGTCGCTGCTCGGCTCGACCGCGCTCGGCATGCTCGGCACGGCTGTCACGGCACAGGCGGCCGATCAGGAAATCAGCTGGATCTATTGCGGCGACAAGATCGACCCGATCCACGAGAAGTACATCAAGGAATGGGAAGGCAAGAACGCGGGCTGGACCGTGAAGCCCGAACTGGTCGGCTGGGAGCAGTGCCAGGACAAGGCAACCACGTTGGCAGCCGCCGGGAACCCGGTCGGCATGGCCTATGTCGGCTCGCGCACGCTGAAGGAGTTCGCCGAGAACGACCTGATCGTTCCCGTGCCGATGACCGACGAAGAGAAGAAGAGCTACTACCCCAATATCGTCGATACCGTGACCTTCGACGACAACCAGTGGGGCGTGCCGGTCGCGTTTTCGACCAAGGCTCTCTACTGGAACAAGGACCTCTTCCAAAAGGCCGGCCTCGACCCGGAAACCCCGCCGAAGACCTGGGCCGAAGAGATCGCCTTCGCCAAGCAGATCAAGGAAAAGACCGGCATTGCAGGCTATGGTCTTCCGGCCAAGACCTTCGACAACACCATGCACCAGTTCATGCACTGGGTTTACACCAATAACGGCAAGGTTATCGATGGCGACAAGATTGTCATGGACAGCCCGGAAGTTCTGGCAGCCTTGCAGGCCGTCAAGGACATCACGCCCTATTCCGTCGAGGGTGCGACCGCCTACGAACAGAACGAAATCCGCGCCATCTTCCTCGACGGCAAGGCCGGCATGATCCAGTCCGCGTCCGGTGCCGCAGCCCTTCTCAAGAAGACCGACATGAAGTGGGGCGTTGCGCCGCTTCCGCTCGGCCCATCCGCCAAGGGCGAAGGCACGTTGTTGATCACGGACAGCCTGGCCGTCTTCAAGGGTACGGGCGTCGAGGATAAGGCGATCGAATTCGCCAAGTTCATCACCTCGCCGGGTCCGCAGGGCGAATACGAGTTGCAGGGCGGCGCTGGCCTCACCCCGCTGCGGCCTTCGGCCAAGGTTGACGAATTCGTCAAGGCCGATCCGTCGTGGAAGCCCTTCATTGACGGTATCGCCTTCGGCGGTCCCGAGCCCCTGTTCAAGGATTACAAGGGCTTCCAGAATGCCATCATCGAAATGGTGCAGTCGGTCGTGACCGGCAAGGCCGAACCGGCAGATGCTCTGAAGAAGGCCTCTGCGGCCATCGAAGAGTACAAATAA